AACCTTTCACATGTCTTTCACTCTCATACAAGCTCTCCTGAATTCGGGTGCTTGCTCGATCTGAACTCCGTACCAACAGATACATAGCATTTCATTATCTGTatgaagataaaagatttttaattcaacatgcaaaacttcaaattattaccatgttTAAGggattttttctttctccacaCGATGCCAAATGCTATTATGCATGTCACAGCAGCCAGGGAACCAAGAGTTGCCAAAAGAATCAATTCTAGTCGAGTTGAGTGATTTCCTGATTGCTCTTCTGTCGCagaatggaaaaaaaatgcagaaagtATGAGGGCAAACACCATTATAACTGTACTACCAAAATAccattataatcattttaatctggcaatattttttgggtattaaaggagaaaaatagaaaagtggATAGGATTAAAACAAAATCCTAACCTTGGGTGCAGCTCATTAATGTGTTATTCCAATTATAGTTTGAATCACAAAGGCACCTACTTCCACCTTCCCCTGTTGCTCTGCATGTTGAATTTGGCCAACTAATGCAGTCTGTAAGCTGACTACAGGGGGGTTCTGGCGCTGGTAGCCAATTGATTTTTATTACGGCATCTTCAATGTACTCAGCTACCTTAAACGGAAAATCAGTGCTATTCTGACTGCTGAAACTGTAATTGAAGTAATAGAAATCGTCTGTTTGAATGGAAAACATTCTGGAATCTTCATCGATCCAAGTTAGTGGGTATGAATATGATATTCGTCCGGGAATCATAAAAGTAACTTTGCCAGTGGGTTTGTTGCAATTGAAGTAGTTGTACATGGGGTCTCCGCAGTTTGACCCAGTGCTTAGGGGATAAGGAATGGCATATGTGCCGCAAGGTTCACACGATTTAGCAGTTGGTGCTACACAACAATACATTAATTCAGCCTTAAATCATGTTTCATCAGTTTACCGTTCAATCCATCCTTCTAACTGACCTATGAATATCATCTAGAAGTTTCAACTAATTgtattaagaatatatataaattacctATATCTGATGTCTTAACCAAGATAGAAAGATCACGACCGCGCAGGTAGTTCTCGACAAGAGAAGGTAAAGGCCGCGTCCAGATATTGCACGAGTATGAACCACGATCACCATACGTGGAACTATTAAATGAATATGCTTGACACTGTGATTGGGGACACATTTTGATGCACATGGATTGACATTCTCCTTCTGTTTTAGTAGGAATTTCTTGGTCTGGGTCGGCCACTTTTATGTTGGTTAAGTTCAGGAACATCACGTCTTCGTTGGTACTGGTACACGTCGTTGATTTTCTCTGACATCCTTGGGACTCCGATTCTCGATCAGAAGGAAAACCTTGAATAGAACTGAATCCTGGCAAACATTTGCACGGAATGAGGTTATCTCTGCTACATAGGCCGAAGCTCCCGCAATAATCAGGTATGTCACACTTGTTCTCTGGCCCAGACCATATCGTAGTCCAATTTGAGTCTTCCTCATCCCACTCGAAAAACACTATCTCCCCTCTAGAATTCATCAAAAGCCTTGATTTATAGTACATGTAAGGTTGTGATACGAAGAGTGTTTTGTTAGAATAATTGTACGTTTTAGTACTCCAGATGTCGTtgttcaacaaattaaatacgACCTGGGAAGACGCTTCTGTGTCAAGTTCATCAAGTGCCCAGTGGATTTGTGATTGATATTGCACAACGAAGCTCCGTGTCTCAGCCTTTTGAGTCAGCTTGAAGGTGAAGTTCCCAGGTGCTGGGTTCGCGGAGTCTCTCCAACAAGTCAACGACAAAGTCGCATCCATTTTCATGCCGGGAAGAAACGTGTCTGTTGGGTTCTTGAAGCTTTCCCACAGGTATGTCGCTTCAGAGTCATCCTTTTTTAGTACTAGGTTCCCAGAATCTAGGAGCTGCAGTGTTCTGTTAGAGGACGAGGATGCTGCAAGTTCAGAAGACCAGAGGCTTCTGAATGCATATTCTACCACCAGATTTCCATCCTCCGCAATTCGAAAAACTCCAGTGGAATCGGGAACAGGAAGATCTCTGTTGGCAACCCACACCACTGTTTGTGGTTCCAAGCCGTGATACCAAATGCCCAGGTATTTCCCTCCACTTTTTTCAGCAGGAGAAAAGAAGCCCAGCTCAAATGTGGCGTTTGATGAAACAAGGTTTCCATTGGAGTCCTGAGTTATGTTCTGGTTAGCCTTCAGAGTATCTCCACCCAAACATATCTGGAAGCATATTGGCAggcagagaaaaagaaaggagaaggACAAAACCTCTTCACTTCTCATTGCTAATACAAACCTCCTATGCTCTCTCTCATGCTTATTTCACACTAAATGCTATAACATCAACTACTATTTCAACCATTATTCCCCCAAACACATTTTTAGCTGTcgtttaacacaatttttttatgacactgcgtgtcaaaatgtggttggacgatttcaaattaacaaataaactttgatttttctcttccaaatatatctctgtctcaacttttttaatttgaaatcgtccaatcacatcttgacacgtgtacagtgtcaaaatagtatccaaaaatagtgttaaaatatcattgtcctttttaGCTTTTCattacaataaaatttgttttttaaaagacaaaaaaccacattttactaatttatttttttttgtattttattatctgGTTGGATTACAATTCAACTGTGAACTGAAAGTATTACAACTTATATATATGTAATCCATGAATTACTAActaatttttctcaattttttaattaaaattcaatttcaaaacctttaattaaaatactaatattagAACTCTAAAAAAATCCAATAATCATAAGTCAGGAAGGTGCATGTCCTGCTTACACACCACACAAAAAGTAaaggtggaaaaaaaaaatactacctATCAATTTAAAAGCTTACTGGGCATTTAATTCATACGGTGCAAtctcattttccatttcttaatttttactgcaaaacaaattaacattaaaaattgtatagaaAACGTCTATTTTgtccattatttaaaaatatatcaaaaaataaaaaattggaccACTTTTCAACTTTTCGAGGTTAGATAGTATACTTTTATTGGTTGACAAGTTAGAGAGTATACTTGTTTCATTTcgatttttgtttcttattttattttttctcacaTGGAATGGTTTTATGTGAGAAATAATacaattctattattttatgtgGAAGATTTAAATTTGATCATTTATAacaatagaaaaatcaaatattaacctataattaaaattcaaataaaaaaaattaacttatagaATTTCACTCAGCATATCCAAATTTTCTAAACATAACAGTCGTTGAGTAATTATTTCTCTATAGAATATGTTTACTCGACAAATGCATATTCACTAGAcgaattaataattaattatctcatTTGCAATTATGAAACATTCATTAATAGGTCATTTTTTAGTAGATTGAcctttaaaacaaatattacaaaGATTCGTTGGAAGGATAGGTTCATCAAATACATTCTCTATTTTTCAAGAGTTTCTTGTTCAAAATTTTGTCTTTGTCTACCAAGATTAAGAAACTTAATCAAAATCGCTAAGTATacataattaagaatatttatgACTAAATCCTCTTTTAAAACTTATGTATCAATATTAATCTAAAGGcaaacattgaagtaaaaaaagtatttgtaaaaaaaattctaagctaaaagtgtatataaaatatgtttaccACCCACTTATAAGTCATTTTCAAGATGTCAAAGATTTAATCtctaatttaattgttaatttggATTCATAAACTCTTAAATTGATAGTGAATTTAGTGATTAATCGCATATTATGATATTCCTATAATAACACAAATACAATacaaagtaacaaaatttaccATTTACACTCCATCGATAGACCTTttgaattaaacatttttttaattacatgtcAATTAGTTACTTTGGTAtcattaaagatatttagaaaatttattacGTTTAGTTTAAAGCTTCtatctaaaaaatttattaattttaatgttggAGTCAAAACTCCTGACTCTTTTTGGtcttataattgtaatttttttcagtattttaaaaaagatgagGTTATTAATTCTAGTGACTTGTGATCACATGTACGTtgtgcaaaataaatgttggaTGTCGAGGTTTTCCGAGAACGACCAGTCTAGCGTCCCGACGACTTTGACTTGCATGGGACAAAGTCACCCATCACAACATGAAAGCAATATTTTCCTACAAataatttgtttccttttttcctcCGACAATGTTTATGTAAGATTAGAACAcgataaaattaattgaagtgTACGGAATTATTAATTAGTTGTACAGTTTataattgtattgtattttattttatagtttagttttagaaaattcaacttttaattatttattaatttaaaattaatttattttacattt
This DNA window, taken from Vigna radiata var. radiata cultivar VC1973A chromosome 5, Vradiata_ver6, whole genome shotgun sequence, encodes the following:
- the LOC106762273 gene encoding G-type lectin S-receptor-like serine/threonine-protein kinase At4g03230 isoform X1, coding for MRSEEVLSFSFLFLCLPICFQICLGGDTLKANQNITQDSNGNLVSSNATFELGFFSPAEKSGGKYLGIWYHGLEPQTVVWVANRDLPVPDSTGVFRIAEDGNLVVEYAFRSLWSSELAASSSSNRTLQLLDSGNLVLKKDDSEATYLWESFKNPTDTFLPGMKMDATLSLTCWRDSANPAPGNFTFKLTQKAETRSFVVQYQSQIHWALDELDTEASSQVVFNLLNNDIWSTKTYNYSNKTLFVSQPYMYYKSRLLMNSRGEIVFFEWDEEDSNWTTIWSGPENKCDIPDYCGSFGLCSRDNLIPCKCLPGFSSIQGFPSDRESESQGCQRKSTTCTSTNEDVMFLNLTNIKVADPDQEIPTKTEGECQSMCIKMCPQSQCQAYSFNSSTYGDRGSYSCNIWTRPLPSLVENYLRGRDLSILVKTSDIAPTAKSCEPCGTYAIPYPLSTGSNCGDPMYNYFNCNKPTGKVTFMIPGRISYSYPLTWIDEDSRMFSIQTDDFYYFNYSFSSQNSTDFPFKVAEYIEDAVIKINWLPAPEPPCSQLTDCISWPNSTCRATGEGGSRCLCDSNYNWNNTLMSCTQEEQSGNHSTRLELILLATLGSLAAVTCIIAFGIVWRKKKSLKHDRASTRIQESLYESERHVKGLIGLGSLEEKDIEGIEVPFYTFASILAATDNFSDSNKLGRGGYGPVYKGTFPGGQEIAVKRLSSVSTQGLQEFKNEVILIAKLQHRNLVRLRGYCIKGDEKILLYEYMPNKSLDSFIFDRSRTILLDWPMRFEIIVGIARGMLYLHQDSRLRVIHRDMKTSNVLLDEEMTPKISDFGLAKIFGGKETEASTGRVMGTYGYMAPEYALDGLFSVKSDVFSFGVVLLEILSGKRNTGFYESNQISSLLGYAWNLWSENKILDLMDSSLGESYNENQFFKCAVIGLLCIQDEPSNRPSMSNVLYMLDVETTTMPIPTHPTFFMNKRYSSSASSSSKPETILQFDSSYEQGR
- the LOC106762273 gene encoding G-type lectin S-receptor-like serine/threonine-protein kinase At4g03230 isoform X2 — encoded protein: MRSEEVLSFSFLFLCLPICFQICLGGDTLKANQNITQDSNGNLVSSNATFELGFFSPAEKSGGKYLGIWYHGLEPQTVVWVANRDLPVPDSTGVFRIAEDGNLVVEYAFRSLWSSELAASSSSNRTLQLLDSGNLVLKKDDSEATYLWESFKNPTDTFLPGMKMDATLSLTCWRDSANPAPGNFTFKLTQKAETRSFVVQYQSQIHWALDELDTEASSQVVFNLLNNDIWSTKTYNYSNKTLFVSQPYMYYKSRLLMNSRGEIVFFEWDEEDSNWTTIWSGPENKCDIPDYCGSFGLCSRDNLIPCKCLPGFSSIQGFPSDRESESQGCQRKSTTCTSTNEDVMFLNLTNIKVADPDQEIPTKTEGECQSMCIKMCPQSQCQAYSFNSSTYGDRGSYSCNIWTRPLPSLVENYLRGRDLSILVKTSDIAPTAKSCEPCGTYAIPYPLSTGSNCGDPMYNYFNCNKPTGKVTFMIPGRISYSYPLTWIDEDSRMFSIQTDDFYYFNYSFSSQNSTDFPFKVAEYIEDAVIKINWLPAPEPPCSQLTDCISWPNSTCRATGEGGSRCLCDSNYNWNNTLMSCTQEQSGNHSTRLELILLATLGSLAAVTCIIAFGIVWRKKKSLKHDRASTRIQESLYESERHVKGLIGLGSLEEKDIEGIEVPFYTFASILAATDNFSDSNKLGRGGYGPVYKGTFPGGQEIAVKRLSSVSTQGLQEFKNEVILIAKLQHRNLVRLRGYCIKGDEKILLYEYMPNKSLDSFIFDRSRTILLDWPMRFEIIVGIARGMLYLHQDSRLRVIHRDMKTSNVLLDEEMTPKISDFGLAKIFGGKETEASTGRVMGTYGYMAPEYALDGLFSVKSDVFSFGVVLLEILSGKRNTGFYESNQISSLLGYAWNLWSENKILDLMDSSLGESYNENQFFKCAVIGLLCIQDEPSNRPSMSNVLYMLDVETTTMPIPTHPTFFMNKRYSSSASSSSKPETILQFDSSYEQGR